CAGAGCTGTTCACCTTTTCTGAAAAGAATGAATGTGGGAGTGGATTCAATGGTATAGAAATTAGCGAGATCACTTTCCTCGTCTACGTCTACCTGTACTACCTCGACTATCCCTTCCATCTCTTTCTTGAACTCTTTTATCAAAGGCTGCATACGCTGGCAGTGAGGACACCACGTTGCATAAAATTCTGCCATTACCCAGTCATCACCCGCCAGTTTCTCTCTGTTTCTCGTATCACGAGCTATTTTCTTTTCTTTCATATCGATTCTCCTTTTAATTAATTAGTGGGAGTCTTAACAATACAAAAAGGGGAAGGTTTAACACATAAACATTAATACACAGAGATTTAGTTCTATTGGAAAAGTAAAGGAGAGGAAATCTGCCGGAGCATTCATTGCACAAAACTGAAACTTTCGTGCAAAAACAGAACACAGTATTCAATATTTATTTATCTTTGCCCCCCGAAATGGTTCGGAGTCCGTGTCCAACGGACAACGATTAAAAGGGAATCGGGTGTAAATCCCGTACAGTCCCGCTGCTGTGAAGCTCTATACAATGTCTTATTAATGAACTAATTTATCGCCACTGATGTTATTTCGGGAAGGCACTATAAGACAAGAGTCAGTCAGAAGACCTGCCACTTCGCGTAAAGCGTTCTTCTGCCTCGTGGGTTAGGAGAAAGAACATCATTTGTTAAGCCCCAAATCAAGAAAATACTGTGTTTCTGTCGGATGGACTATGTCTGTGAAGATGGGAAGGCATTAAATAAGTATGTACTTAATTGAGTAAAGTATGATAAAAAAAATCTTAGTAGCCAATCGC
This sequence is a window from Bacteroides thetaiotaomicron VPI-5482. Protein-coding genes within it:
- a CDS encoding thioredoxin family protein, which encodes MKEKKIARDTRNREKLAGDDWVMAEFYATWCPHCQRMQPLIKEFKKEMEGIVEVVQVDVDEESDLANFYTIESTPTFILFRKGEQLWRQSGELTLERLGRAVKEFKS